From the genome of Geobacter sp. SVR, one region includes:
- a CDS encoding DUF4082 domain-containing protein, with product MVGLRTLFVRFLVLFTVISGLCPAGAGAASRYTIWPASSVPALDAVSDGQPIEVGVKFRSDVSGTITGLRFYKGAANTGSHVANLWSGDGVLLASIPFTAETPSGWQEVSFATPVAIAANTTYIASCYSPSGVFAVSHADFVAGVDAPPLHALANGADGGNGVYRYGDSGFPGQSYNANNYWVDVVFSSDTVVTPSASPTLWDATALPGVTDAGEDGPVELGVRFTSDKAGSITGIRFYKSTANTGTHIGNLWSESGALLASVVFTNETASGWQQANFATPVAISANTVYVASYHAGSGHYSYDYNYFAGKGVDSNPLHAPADGVSGSNGIYAYGAASQFPTQTWKSSNYWVDVVYSSDIPTTSPTPSPTLWDAAALPGTDDSGPDRAVELGVRFKSDSAGFITGIRFYKSAANTGTHVGNLWSESGTLLASAIFTSETASGWQQVAFATPVAISANTIYVASYHTGSGHYSYDYNYFAGKGVDRNPLHALADGVMGGNGVFAYGEASQFPTLSWMSSNYWVDVVYSTQKPVDKPPVASAGPILLVSSTSNPFSKYYEEVLRTEGLNAFDRKDIGDVTSSLLSNYDIVLLGEFPLSASQATMLSDWVNAGGRLVAMRPDSKLAGLLGLTDLGSTLADRYLLVNTSSGPGTGIVGQTIQYHGSANLYGLNGAASLATLYSDAGTATTNPAVTLRNVGTNGGKAAAFAYDLARSVVYTRQGNPAWSGQERDGYFPIRTDDLFYGNASFDPQPDWIDLNKVAIPQADEQQRLLANLIIQMNQDKKPLPRFWYFPRNLKAVVVMTGDDHGWGTAGTAGRFDGFSAYSPPGCSVDNWECIRGTSYVFPVDAVQLSNAQAVAYNAAGFEVALHVNSGNYLSWDASVSCDNFTPLSFEATVASQLSVFRQKYPDLAAPVTNRNHCVTWSDYSTVPTVELNHGIRLDTSYYYWPPGWIGDSGFFTGSGMPMRFTQADGTLMDVYQAPTQMTDESGQAYPATVNALLDRAIGSEGYYGAFVANMHTDVPVWSESDEIVKSAKSRGVAVVSARQMLKWLDGRNGSSFSGFSWNGSTLAFSVSAGQGTNGLVAMVPLGSGQTVTGVTGNSSSLSFETVTIKGMRYARFPVSSGNYQVVFQ from the coding sequence GTGGTCGGACTAAGAACTCTCTTTGTGCGCTTCCTCGTCCTCTTCACGGTGATATCGGGACTCTGCCCGGCCGGCGCCGGTGCCGCAAGTCGCTACACCATCTGGCCTGCCAGTTCGGTACCCGCCCTGGATGCTGTTTCCGACGGGCAGCCGATCGAGGTTGGGGTCAAATTCCGTTCCGATGTGAGCGGCACCATCACCGGCCTGCGTTTTTACAAAGGGGCTGCCAACACCGGCAGTCACGTCGCCAATCTCTGGAGCGGCGACGGCGTCCTGTTGGCCAGCATCCCTTTCACCGCCGAAACCCCTTCCGGCTGGCAGGAAGTCTCCTTTGCAACCCCCGTGGCAATCGCCGCCAACACAACCTATATTGCCTCCTGTTATTCACCCTCCGGAGTGTTTGCGGTAAGTCACGCCGACTTTGTCGCCGGGGTTGACGCACCCCCGCTGCATGCCCTTGCCAACGGCGCCGATGGCGGCAACGGGGTCTACCGCTACGGCGACAGCGGCTTCCCCGGCCAGAGCTACAATGCCAACAACTATTGGGTAGACGTGGTTTTCAGCAGCGATACCGTGGTCACTCCCTCCGCCTCCCCGACCCTGTGGGACGCCACCGCACTGCCCGGCGTCACCGATGCCGGTGAAGACGGACCGGTCGAACTGGGGGTGCGCTTCACGTCGGACAAGGCCGGCTCCATTACCGGTATCCGCTTCTACAAGTCGACCGCCAACACCGGCACCCATATCGGCAACCTGTGGAGCGAGAGCGGAGCGCTGCTGGCCAGCGTCGTCTTCACCAACGAAACCGCTTCAGGCTGGCAACAGGCCAATTTCGCCACTCCGGTCGCCATCAGCGCCAATACGGTCTATGTCGCCTCTTATCACGCCGGCAGCGGACATTACAGCTACGACTACAACTACTTTGCCGGCAAAGGGGTGGATAGCAACCCCCTGCATGCCCCGGCCGACGGCGTTTCCGGCAGCAACGGCATCTATGCCTACGGCGCGGCGAGCCAGTTCCCCACCCAGACCTGGAAGAGCAGCAACTACTGGGTGGACGTGGTCTACAGCAGCGACATCCCGACGACCAGCCCTACTCCCTCCCCGACCTTGTGGGATGCTGCCGCGCTGCCCGGCACCGATGACTCAGGCCCGGACCGGGCGGTTGAGCTGGGGGTGCGCTTCAAATCCGACAGCGCCGGATTTATCACCGGCATTCGCTTCTACAAATCGGCCGCCAACACCGGCACCCATGTCGGCAATCTGTGGAGCGAGAGCGGAACGCTGCTCGCCAGCGCCATTTTCACCAGCGAAACCGCCTCCGGCTGGCAGCAGGTCGCGTTCGCCACCCCGGTTGCCATCAGCGCCAATACAATCTATGTCGCTTCCTATCACACCGGCAGCGGACACTACAGTTACGACTACAACTATTTCGCCGGCAAGGGGGTGGACAGGAACCCCCTGCACGCACTGGCCGACGGCGTCATGGGAGGCAATGGCGTCTTTGCCTACGGCGAGGCGAGCCAGTTCCCCACTCTGAGCTGGATGAGCAGCAATTATTGGGTGGATGTGGTCTACAGTACTCAAAAGCCGGTTGACAAGCCCCCTGTCGCATCGGCGGGCCCGATCCTGCTCGTTTCATCCACGTCCAACCCCTTCAGCAAGTACTACGAAGAGGTCCTGCGTACGGAAGGGCTCAATGCCTTTGACCGCAAGGACATCGGCGACGTTACCTCCAGTTTGCTGTCGAACTATGACATCGTACTGCTCGGCGAGTTTCCGCTGAGCGCCTCCCAGGCCACCATGCTGAGCGACTGGGTCAATGCCGGGGGACGCCTGGTGGCCATGCGGCCCGACAGCAAACTGGCGGGGCTGCTGGGGCTCACCGATCTGGGATCGACACTGGCCGACCGCTACTTGCTGGTCAACACCTCCTCCGGACCCGGAACAGGAATCGTGGGGCAGACCATCCAGTACCACGGCAGCGCCAATCTCTACGGCCTGAACGGTGCGGCCAGCCTGGCAACCCTCTACTCCGACGCCGGCACCGCCACCACGAACCCAGCCGTCACCCTGCGCAACGTGGGCACCAACGGGGGCAAAGCCGCCGCCTTTGCCTACGACCTGGCCCGTTCAGTGGTCTATACCCGCCAGGGTAATCCGGCCTGGTCCGGCCAGGAGCGGGACGGTTACTTCCCGATCCGCACCGACGACCTGTTCTACGGCAATGCCAGCTTCGATCCGCAGCCCGACTGGATTGACCTGAATAAAGTGGCAATTCCCCAGGCTGACGAGCAGCAGCGCCTGCTGGCCAACCTGATCATCCAGATGAACCAGGACAAAAAGCCGCTGCCGCGCTTCTGGTACTTCCCGCGCAACCTGAAGGCAGTGGTGGTGATGACCGGTGACGACCACGGCTGGGGCACGGCCGGCACGGCCGGACGTTTCGATGGGTTCAGCGCCTACAGCCCCCCCGGCTGTTCGGTCGACAACTGGGAGTGCATCCGCGGAACGTCGTACGTCTTTCCGGTCGATGCGGTGCAGCTGAGTAACGCCCAGGCGGTCGCCTATAACGCCGCCGGTTTCGAGGTGGCGCTGCATGTCAATTCCGGCAATTATCTGTCCTGGGATGCCAGTGTCAGCTGCGACAACTTTACCCCGCTCTCCTTCGAAGCCACGGTCGCTTCCCAGTTGAGTGTCTTCCGGCAGAAGTATCCCGACCTGGCGGCCCCGGTGACCAACCGCAACCACTGCGTCACCTGGAGCGATTACTCCACTGTTCCTACGGTGGAACTGAACCACGGCATTCGCCTGGATACCTCCTATTATTACTGGCCCCCCGGCTGGATCGGCGATTCGGGTTTCTTTACCGGTTCCGGCATGCCGATGCGCTTCACCCAGGCCGATGGTACCCTGATGGACGTCTATCAGGCCCCCACCCAGATGACCGACGAATCGGGGCAGGCGTATCCTGCCACGGTCAATGCCCTGCTCGACCGTGCCATCGGCTCCGAGGGCTACTACGGCGCCTTTGTAGCGAATATGCATACCGATGTGCCGGTATGGAGCGAATCGGATGAAATCGTAAAATCTGCCAAATCACGCGGCGTTGCAGTGGTTTCGGCACGTCAGATGCTGAAATGGCTGGATGGCCGCAATGGATCGAGCTTCAGCGGTTTCTCGTGGAACGGCAGCACTCTCGCTTTTTCGGTCAGCGCCGGCCAGGGGACCAACGGTCTGGTGGCCATGGTGCCGCTGGGCAGCGGACAAACCGTGACGGGGGTGACCGGCAACAGCAGCTCGCTCTCTTTTGAGACGGTGACCATCAAGGGAATGCGCTATGCGCGCTTTCCGGTCTCCAGCGGAAATTATCAGGTCGTATTCCAGTAG
- a CDS encoding acetyltransferase, producing MTKKIVILGTSGNCIDMLDTIACINDEAQETLHECVGFLDDNTATHGTTRHGVPVLGPLSLAPELQDCWFVNGIGSTATFTRKDAIIAKAAIPLQRFITLIHPSARISRTAQIGPGTVIFENVAVTSNVTIGMHVIILPNSVISHDVVIGDYTCITGGVCISGGTHVGKLCYLGTNCSIIGGITIGDYSMVGMGSVVLGSVADNSIVVGNPARFLRHSLSHMAEEVSGQPAQTPFAAG from the coding sequence ATGACAAAGAAAATCGTGATATTGGGAACCTCGGGCAATTGCATCGACATGCTGGACACCATTGCCTGCATCAATGACGAGGCACAAGAGACACTCCATGAATGTGTCGGCTTTCTTGATGACAATACTGCCACCCACGGTACGACGCGGCACGGCGTCCCGGTGCTGGGGCCCTTGTCCCTGGCCCCGGAACTGCAGGACTGCTGGTTTGTCAACGGCATCGGCAGTACCGCCACCTTCACCAGGAAAGATGCCATCATCGCCAAGGCCGCCATCCCGCTGCAACGCTTCATCACCCTGATCCATCCCTCCGCAAGGATTTCCCGCACCGCGCAGATCGGGCCCGGCACCGTGATCTTCGAGAACGTGGCCGTGACCTCCAATGTCACTATCGGCATGCATGTGATCATCCTGCCCAATTCGGTCATCAGCCACGATGTGGTCATCGGCGACTATACCTGCATCACCGGGGGAGTCTGCATATCGGGCGGAACCCATGTCGGAAAACTTTGCTACCTCGGCACCAACTGCTCGATTATCGGCGGTATCACTATCGGCGATTATTCGATGGTGGGCATGGGCAGCGTAGTTCTCGGTTCCGTAGCCGACAATTCAATCGTGGTGGGAAATCCGGCCCGTTTCCTCAGACATTCCCTGAGCCATATGGCTGAAGAGGTTTCCGGACAGCCAGCGCAGACCCCTTTTGCGGCAGGCTGA
- a CDS encoding DegT/DnrJ/EryC1/StrS aminotransferase family protein has product MIPITRLSVGDAEATAAAEAVRSGWLSSGKRVQEFETMVADYVGARHAVATNSCTTALQLALIAAGVKPGDEVICPSFSFIATANAILYAGAVPVFVDIDPRTYNIDPGLIEAAITPRTTAIMPVSQIGLAADIPAIMAIARQHGLKVVEDAAPSLGARVGTVCLGSLSDFTCFSFDPRKILTTGEGGVITTNDDEAAERLRSMRAHSASVSAIARHTSTSAILESYPEIGYNYKLTDIQGAIGVVQMGRIEQIIAERRRLADRFASLLADEQRIQLPYEPPGYFHVYQSYCIRLLGDRTQVEVMERLARQDIAARRIIAIHQEPLYRERTTGRPLPETERATKETLLLPMFVGLSDAEQDEVVLALKRALD; this is encoded by the coding sequence ATGATTCCCATTACCCGTTTAAGCGTCGGCGATGCCGAGGCGACTGCAGCCGCCGAAGCGGTGCGCTCGGGCTGGCTGTCCAGCGGCAAGCGCGTGCAGGAGTTCGAAACCATGGTGGCTGACTATGTCGGCGCCAGGCACGCCGTGGCCACCAACAGCTGCACCACGGCGCTGCAACTGGCGCTGATCGCAGCCGGAGTCAAGCCGGGCGACGAGGTCATCTGTCCTTCGTTCAGTTTCATCGCCACGGCCAATGCAATTCTGTACGCCGGTGCCGTCCCGGTCTTCGTGGACATCGATCCCCGCACCTACAACATCGACCCCGGGCTGATCGAGGCGGCCATCACCCCCCGCACCACCGCCATCATGCCGGTCAGCCAGATCGGACTGGCCGCCGACATACCGGCCATCATGGCCATCGCCCGCCAGCATGGGCTGAAAGTGGTGGAGGATGCGGCACCCTCACTGGGCGCCCGCGTCGGCACGGTCTGCCTCGGCAGTCTCAGCGATTTCACCTGTTTCAGTTTCGACCCGCGCAAGATCCTCACCACCGGAGAGGGGGGGGTGATCACCACCAACGACGACGAGGCAGCAGAGCGCCTGCGCTCCATGCGGGCCCATTCCGCCTCGGTATCCGCCATTGCCCGCCACACTTCCACCAGTGCCATTCTGGAGAGCTATCCCGAGATCGGCTACAACTACAAGCTGACCGATATCCAGGGGGCAATCGGGGTCGTCCAGATGGGCAGAATCGAACAGATCATCGCGGAACGCCGCCGGCTGGCGGACCGCTTTGCCTCGCTCCTGGCGGACGAGCAGCGGATACAGCTCCCCTACGAGCCCCCCGGCTACTTCCACGTGTACCAGTCCTACTGCATACGCCTGCTCGGCGACAGGACCCAGGTGGAGGTGATGGAACGGCTGGCCCGTCAGGATATCGCAGCGCGCCGCATCATTGCCATACATCAGGAGCCGCTGTACCGCGAGCGGACAACGGGACGGCCGCTGCCCGAAACGGAGCGCGCCACCAAAGAGACGCTGCTGCTGCCGATGTTTGTCGGGCTGAGCGATGCGGAGCAGGATGAAGTGGTGCTGGCATTGAAGCGCGCCCTCGATTAA
- the rfbC gene encoding dTDP-4-dehydrorhamnose 3,5-epimerase gives MRVVLTEFEGILIIEPEYFQDHRGFFFESYSKRRFAEHGLEHAFVQDNHSRSPGGVLRGLHYQNAAAPQFRLIRCTLGEIWDVAVDLRVGSPTFGKWFGVELSAENKRQVLLPPEFAHGFVVLSEFAEVQYKCTGHHEPSAEASLAWDDPDVRIPWPISNPILSDRDRNTGTSLKEYLKNPAFTYTPPSRKRTEARFGTFAQA, from the coding sequence ATGCGCGTCGTACTGACCGAATTCGAGGGGATCCTGATCATCGAACCCGAGTATTTCCAGGATCATCGCGGTTTCTTCTTCGAAAGCTACAGCAAAAGGCGCTTTGCCGAACATGGCCTGGAGCATGCCTTTGTCCAGGACAACCACTCCCGCTCGCCGGGGGGCGTCCTGCGGGGCCTCCATTACCAGAACGCGGCAGCCCCCCAGTTCCGGCTGATTCGCTGCACGCTGGGGGAGATCTGGGACGTGGCCGTGGATCTGCGGGTGGGTTCCCCCACCTTCGGGAAATGGTTCGGCGTGGAACTCTCGGCGGAGAACAAGCGCCAGGTACTGCTGCCGCCGGAATTCGCCCACGGGTTCGTGGTGCTGTCCGAGTTCGCCGAGGTCCAGTACAAATGCACCGGCCACCATGAGCCGTCGGCCGAAGCCTCCCTTGCCTGGGACGATCCCGACGTGCGGATTCCGTGGCCGATCAGCAACCCCATCCTGTCGGATCGCGACCGAAATACCGGTACGAGTCTCAAGGAATACCTGAAGAATCCCGCCTTCACATACACTCCCCCAAGCCGGAAACGGACGGAAGCCCGGTTCGGCACCTTTGCGCAGGCATAG
- a CDS encoding NAD-dependent epimerase/dehydratase family protein → MQLSGNKFLITGGAGLMGSHIADRLLAGGASKIVLLDNFVRGSMHNIEFALQDPRVRLVKGDIRDLDLLRELATDMDGIFHMAAIRITACADKPRDAMEVMLNGTHNVLQAAVEKSVGKVMYASSASVYGLADTFPTDESHHPFNNRTYYGAAKVAGEGMVRSFAEMYGLNYVALRYFNVYGPRMDIDGKYTEVLVRWLDRLEAGERPAIFGDGRQTMDMVFIDDVTDANIRAMESDVTDEVFNVASGTETSLLGLLQALLKVTGSDLEPEFLPERSVNPVPRRLADTRKAERMLGFKAQVNPEEGLRRLIEWRRQVQAQNRLAA, encoded by the coding sequence ATGCAACTATCCGGAAACAAATTCCTGATCACCGGCGGCGCCGGGCTGATGGGTTCGCATATCGCCGACCGGCTGCTGGCGGGAGGGGCGTCGAAGATCGTTCTTCTGGACAATTTCGTGCGCGGCAGCATGCACAATATCGAGTTTGCCCTGCAGGACCCGCGGGTCAGGCTCGTGAAAGGGGACATCCGCGACCTGGATCTGCTCAGGGAGCTGGCCACGGACATGGACGGCATTTTTCACATGGCAGCCATCAGGATCACCGCCTGCGCCGATAAGCCGCGGGACGCCATGGAGGTGATGCTGAACGGAACCCACAACGTGCTCCAGGCAGCCGTGGAAAAGAGCGTGGGCAAGGTGATGTACGCCTCGTCGGCATCGGTATACGGCCTGGCCGACACCTTTCCCACCGATGAAAGCCACCATCCCTTCAACAACAGGACCTATTACGGCGCCGCCAAGGTGGCTGGGGAGGGAATGGTCCGCTCCTTTGCCGAAATGTACGGGCTGAACTATGTGGCCCTGCGTTATTTCAACGTCTACGGCCCCCGCATGGACATCGACGGCAAATACACCGAGGTACTGGTCCGCTGGCTCGACCGGTTGGAGGCGGGGGAGCGGCCCGCCATCTTCGGGGATGGCCGCCAGACCATGGACATGGTCTTCATCGACGACGTCACCGACGCCAATATTCGGGCAATGGAGTCCGATGTGACCGATGAGGTCTTCAACGTTGCCAGCGGCACCGAAACAAGCCTGCTTGGCCTTTTGCAGGCCCTCTTGAAAGTGACCGGCTCGGACCTGGAGCCGGAGTTCCTGCCGGAGCGTTCCGTCAATCCGGTCCCGCGGCGTCTGGCCGACACCCGCAAGGCAGAACGCATGCTGGGATTCAAGGCCCAGGTAAATCCGGAAGAGGGACTGCGGCGCCTGATCGAATGGCGCAGGCAGGTACAGGCCCAGAACAGGCTGGCCGCCTGA
- a CDS encoding DegT/DnrJ/EryC1/StrS family aminotransferase, producing MPVPFLDLKAQYRSIKSEIQPVVTKVLESCSFVLGEEVAAFEREFAAYQQADHGIAVNTGTSALHLALLSAGIGPGDEVITTPFTFVATVAAIVYTGARPVFVDIDPVTLTIDPSRIEAAITPNTKAIVPVHIHGQAADMDAIMEVARFYELTVIEDACQAHGAEYKGRRVGSIGSLGCFSFYPGKNLGAYGEGGMVITNDRKHAATIRMLRDWGAENKYLHTLRGYNYRMEGLQGAILRVKLRHLENWTNARRTIARRYDELLEGSGVAIPRQMPFNRHVYHIYAVRVPQRDAFQKAMTAQGIQTGIHYPIPVHLQPAHADLGYKAGDFPHAEAAAAEVLSLPMFAELTPAQQDLVVSAVREVAEVQGLVKQGPGTGDQEPVKQVSGSGDQEPVKDFDFTVP from the coding sequence TTGCCGGTCCCCTTTCTCGATTTGAAGGCCCAGTACCGGTCGATCAAATCGGAGATCCAGCCGGTGGTCACCAAAGTGCTGGAGAGCTGCTCGTTCGTGCTGGGGGAGGAGGTGGCCGCCTTTGAGCGGGAGTTTGCGGCGTATCAGCAGGCGGATCACGGCATCGCCGTCAACACCGGGACCAGCGCCCTGCACCTGGCGCTGCTGTCGGCCGGCATCGGCCCCGGCGACGAGGTCATCACCACCCCCTTCACCTTTGTGGCCACCGTAGCGGCTATCGTCTACACCGGTGCGCGCCCGGTTTTCGTCGACATCGACCCGGTCACGCTGACCATCGATCCCTCCAGGATAGAGGCTGCCATCACCCCGAACACCAAGGCCATCGTGCCGGTTCACATCCACGGCCAGGCCGCGGACATGGATGCCATCATGGAGGTGGCCCGCTTTTACGAGCTGACGGTGATCGAGGACGCCTGCCAGGCCCATGGTGCCGAATACAAGGGGCGCAGGGTCGGGAGTATCGGCAGCCTGGGATGTTTCAGCTTCTATCCCGGCAAGAACCTCGGCGCCTACGGCGAAGGGGGCATGGTGATCACCAATGACCGGAAACATGCCGCCACCATTCGCATGCTGCGGGACTGGGGGGCCGAGAACAAGTACCTCCACACCCTCAGGGGGTACAACTATCGCATGGAGGGGCTGCAGGGAGCCATCCTGCGCGTGAAGCTGCGCCACCTGGAAAACTGGACGAACGCGCGGCGCACCATCGCCAGGCGCTACGACGAGCTTCTGGAGGGTTCCGGTGTGGCCATTCCCCGCCAGATGCCGTTCAACCGTCATGTGTACCATATCTACGCCGTACGCGTCCCCCAGCGGGATGCATTCCAGAAGGCGATGACGGCACAGGGCATCCAGACCGGCATCCATTACCCGATTCCGGTTCATCTTCAGCCTGCTCACGCCGATCTCGGCTACAAGGCCGGAGACTTCCCCCATGCCGAAGCGGCTGCCGCCGAAGTGCTCTCTTTGCCGATGTTCGCCGAACTGACCCCTGCCCAGCAGGATCTCGTGGTCAGCGCAGTGCGTGAGGTGGCGGAAGTGCAGGGGCTGGTGAAGCAGGGACCAGGGACCGGGGACCAGGAACCGGTGAAACAGGTATCAGGGTCCGGGGACCAGGAACCGGTAAAAGATTTCGATTTTACCGTTCCCTGA
- a CDS encoding Gfo/Idh/MocA family protein, whose product MINVAVAGYGYWGPNLVRNIQDTGEACVVACCDASQDRLKQVSAKYPSVTTTTRYEDLLKNPAIDAIAIATPVATHYQFARKALENGKHVLLEKPATSSTAEAEKLVDLAEKHKLTFMVDHTFIYTGAVRKMKEVVEQGDLGELYYLDSVRINLGLFQRDVNVLWDLAPHDIAILEHLVKEKPVSVCATGACHVGNGHENVAYLTVYYDSGLIAHFHNNWLSPVKVRTMLVGGSKKTIHYDDMEVSEKIKIYDRGVDIVSSEGVHEARVSYRLGDMWAPRLDPTEALRLMAAEFADCIRTGRRSITDGISGLNVVRILEASEMSIKHRGKEIRL is encoded by the coding sequence ATGATTAACGTCGCTGTTGCCGGTTACGGTTACTGGGGTCCCAATCTTGTCCGCAATATCCAGGACACGGGCGAAGCCTGCGTCGTGGCGTGCTGCGATGCGAGCCAGGACCGTCTCAAACAGGTTTCCGCCAAATATCCCTCGGTCACCACTACCACCCGTTACGAGGATCTGCTCAAGAATCCCGCCATTGATGCCATCGCCATCGCGACACCGGTGGCGACCCACTACCAGTTTGCCCGCAAGGCGCTGGAAAACGGCAAGCATGTGCTGCTGGAAAAACCTGCCACCTCCTCCACTGCCGAGGCGGAAAAGCTGGTGGACCTGGCCGAAAAGCACAAGCTGACCTTCATGGTGGACCACACCTTCATCTATACCGGCGCCGTGCGCAAGATGAAGGAGGTGGTGGAGCAGGGGGATCTGGGGGAGCTGTACTACCTCGATTCGGTCCGCATCAACCTGGGGCTGTTCCAGCGCGATGTCAACGTGCTCTGGGACCTGGCTCCCCACGACATCGCCATCCTCGAACATCTCGTCAAGGAAAAGCCGGTCAGTGTATGCGCCACCGGCGCCTGCCACGTGGGCAATGGCCATGAAAACGTGGCCTACCTGACGGTCTATTACGACAGCGGCCTGATCGCCCACTTTCACAACAACTGGCTTTCACCGGTCAAGGTCCGCACCATGCTGGTGGGGGGCAGCAAAAAGACGATTCATTACGACGACATGGAGGTCAGCGAGAAGATCAAGATCTACGATCGCGGGGTAGATATCGTGAGCAGCGAAGGGGTTCACGAGGCGCGGGTTTCCTACAGGCTGGGGGACATGTGGGCCCCCAGGCTGGATCCGACCGAGGCGCTGCGCCTGATGGCCGCGGAATTCGCCGATTGCATACGGACGGGAAGGCGCTCCATCACCGATGGGATCAGCGGCCTGAATGTCGTGAGGATACTGGAGGCTTCAGAGATGTCCATCAAACACCGCGGAAAGGAGATCAGGCTGTGA
- a CDS encoding ABC transporter ATP-binding protein: MSNCAIRVENISKQYQISSGKRHDTLRDQLADSFRSIMRRKEGSRAGPNTFWALQDVSFEIGKGQIVGIIGQNGAGKSTLLKLLSQITEPTRGRAEIYGRVGSLLEVGTGFHPELTGRENIYLNGAIIGMKKTEIRRHFDAIVEFAEVEKFIDMPVKRYSSGMYVRLAFAVSAHLRPEILMIDEVLSVGDLQFQRKCMAYAEELRKSNATILFVSHNMFSVKAMCNRVIFLVKGQVRYDGAPEEAIQLYEEEHKVSELAWARGAIGSDSSQWAVYISDMETRDESGQPRNLFNYGERMRVRLHYEFRRPVLNPNFLVSFIRSDDVACCNYNTSMDGFCVPASCGDGTIELLTPPLKLVSESYKINVLVRDANFEELYCAQIGKTFHIRHDLLDTHFGVFHEEGQWSVPKRLLNFKQSPVQEVCCHD; the protein is encoded by the coding sequence ATGAGTAATTGCGCCATCAGGGTTGAAAACATATCCAAGCAGTACCAGATCTCCTCGGGCAAGCGCCACGACACGCTACGCGACCAGCTGGCGGACAGCTTCCGGTCGATCATGCGCCGCAAGGAAGGCTCACGGGCAGGCCCCAACACCTTCTGGGCGCTGCAGGATGTGTCCTTCGAGATCGGCAAGGGGCAGATCGTCGGCATCATCGGTCAGAACGGAGCAGGGAAAAGCACCCTGCTGAAGCTCCTTTCACAGATCACCGAGCCCACCCGGGGACGGGCCGAGATCTACGGCAGGGTCGGTTCGCTGCTGGAGGTGGGCACCGGTTTTCACCCGGAACTGACCGGACGAGAAAATATCTATCTGAACGGTGCCATCATCGGCATGAAAAAAACGGAAATCCGCCGTCATTTTGATGCCATCGTGGAGTTCGCCGAAGTTGAAAAATTCATCGACATGCCGGTGAAACGCTATTCCAGCGGTATGTACGTGCGCCTGGCCTTTGCCGTTTCCGCTCATTTGCGGCCCGAAATACTGATGATCGACGAAGTGCTTTCGGTCGGGGACCTGCAGTTCCAGCGCAAATGCATGGCATATGCGGAGGAGTTGCGCAAGAGCAACGCGACCATTCTGTTCGTATCCCACAACATGTTCTCGGTAAAGGCCATGTGCAACCGGGTCATTTTTCTGGTCAAGGGGCAGGTCCGCTATGACGGAGCCCCGGAAGAGGCCATCCAGCTCTACGAAGAGGAGCACAAGGTCAGCGAACTGGCCTGGGCCCGCGGCGCCATCGGCAGCGATTCGTCCCAGTGGGCGGTGTACATCTCCGACATGGAAACCCGTGACGAGAGCGGACAGCCGCGCAACCTGTTCAACTACGGCGAACGCATGCGGGTGCGGCTCCATTACGAGTTCCGCCGGCCGGTCCTGAATCCCAATTTTCTTGTTTCATTCATCCGTTCCGACGATGTGGCCTGCTGCAATTACAACACCTCCATGGACGGGTTCTGCGTACCCGCGAGCTGCGGCGACGGCACCATCGAGCTGTTGACGCCCCCCCTGAAACTGGTGTCGGAATCGTACAAGATCAACGTGCTGGTCAGGGACGCAAATTTCGAGGAGCTGTATTGCGCCCAGATCGGCAAAACCTTTCACATCCGGCATGACCTGCTCGATACCCATTTCGGGGTCTTCCACGAAGAGGGGCAATGGTCCGTGCCGAAACGGCTGCTCAATTTCAAACAATCACCAGTTCAGGAGGTCTGCTGCCATGATTAA